In the Salinisphaera sp. T31B1 genome, one interval contains:
- a CDS encoding RDD family protein yields MAGDRPVASQRLVYAGFWIRVWASIIDTVLVMVVLYPLASLLPGAYTTMNGSVALADRYGRIDYQLLAASMPGPMHVLLFWVLPAVAVVLFWIARSATPGKMAIGARIVDASTGAKPGAGRMVIRYLGYFVSTFPLGLGLIWVGIDRRKQGWHDKLAGTVVVRDRARVEAHAHFEGDPTSTPRGSTHNGPST; encoded by the coding sequence ATGGCCGGCGATCGGCCTGTGGCCTCGCAGCGGCTGGTATACGCGGGCTTCTGGATCCGGGTCTGGGCCTCGATCATCGATACCGTGCTGGTAATGGTGGTTTTGTATCCGCTGGCCAGTCTTCTGCCGGGTGCCTACACGACCATGAACGGCTCGGTAGCGCTGGCCGATCGCTACGGTCGTATCGATTACCAACTGCTGGCTGCAAGCATGCCCGGCCCGATGCACGTGCTGTTGTTCTGGGTGTTGCCGGCCGTCGCGGTCGTGCTGTTCTGGATCGCGCGATCGGCCACGCCGGGCAAGATGGCCATCGGCGCACGCATCGTGGATGCGTCGACCGGCGCCAAACCCGGGGCTGGCCGTATGGTCATTCGCTATCTAGGGTATTTCGTGTCGACCTTTCCACTGGGCCTGGGCCTGATCTGGGTTGGAATCGATCGGCGTAAGCAGGGCTGGCACGACAAGCTGGCCGGCACGGTGGTGGTGCGCGATCGTGCACGCGTCGAGGCGCATGCCCATTTCGAAGGCGATCCGACGTCCACTCCGCGCGGCTCCACCCACAACGGTCCATCGACATGA
- the aroK gene encoding shikimate kinase AroK, whose protein sequence is MAANPNIYLVGPMGAGKTTIGRRIAEIKGMSFVDSDHEVERRTGVDISFIFDMEGEEGFRKREREMIAELSEQPNTVMATGGGAILDADTRDLLSARGVVVYLETSLEQQLARTRKANNRPILEGSDDVEATLTQLMEERDPLYRSIADIVVATGEQQARRLAREIVEQLEAIGTA, encoded by the coding sequence ATGGCAGCAAACCCAAACATCTATCTCGTCGGCCCGATGGGCGCCGGCAAAACGACCATCGGCCGACGCATCGCCGAGATCAAGGGGATGTCGTTCGTCGACTCCGATCATGAGGTCGAACGACGGACCGGCGTCGATATCTCGTTCATCTTCGACATGGAAGGCGAGGAAGGTTTCCGCAAGCGTGAGCGCGAAATGATCGCGGAGCTGTCGGAGCAGCCCAATACGGTTATGGCCACGGGTGGCGGTGCGATTCTGGATGCGGATACGCGCGACCTGCTGTCTGCACGGGGCGTGGTGGTCTATCTGGAAACATCGCTCGAGCAGCAACTGGCCCGTACGCGAAAAGCCAATAACCGGCCGATCCTCGAGGGCAGCGACGACGTCGAGGCGACGCTCACCCAGCTCATGGAAGAACGCGACCCACTGTATCGCTCGATCGCCGATATCGTCGTCGCCACCGGCGAGCAGCAGGCTCGCCGGCTGGCCCGCGAAATCGTCGAGCAACTCGAGGCGATCGGTACGGCGTGA
- a CDS encoding Ig-like domain-containing protein gives MNNKPYLAMLLLALSVSLSACGGSTSGSDSDNDSDPDPGDPTAPVAAGITLLSSTPSLPSAASSAADGTTLTAIVRDANNNVVEGQAVRFAASSGVIERVDDSTQANGTASAILYTGGNPANRTITVTANAGSESDTIDIPVVGTTLALSGPQSIAQGNQADFTATLLDSSDNAIANRAVTLRSDQGNTLSAASIDTNTQGVVRFTVTGKENGQDTITASALGATARAALAVGGASFAFSAPDDGTTAPINESLPITLTWRAANGPVVGESIRFSSSRGRFTDQTVATDSAGTATTTLASADAGPAIITASGGSGQSTSLSIQFVAQDAASLIAQADPATLNAGQSSTISATVRDANNNLVSGADVEFNLRDTSGGRIEPSQQTTNNAGRATATYTAGSSSAGDPAVITARVVGVESARDTVSVTVGGQALRITLGTGGELASQTTTYTLPYVALVTDAAGNAVSDADFQLRVQSLAFQEGNKVATDTDDDDTADTYVPRYAVTDESASDFGCPNEDVNANGILDTGEDRNGNGILEPGNVASVPRTVDLDDTGAAEFGITYPKNFSGWVKVRLRATATVQGSESTQNAFFVLPMGIDDHQVGNDNTAPPGQTSPFGMDGDCTTTFDPDTGEEP, from the coding sequence ATGAACAACAAACCTTATCTTGCCATGCTGCTCCTGGCACTCTCCGTATCACTGTCCGCCTGTGGCGGGTCAACGTCCGGCAGCGACAGTGATAACGATTCCGACCCGGATCCGGGCGATCCCACGGCCCCCGTCGCGGCGGGTATCACCCTGTTGTCGTCCACGCCGTCGCTGCCTTCGGCCGCCTCGTCGGCCGCCGACGGCACGACGCTGACCGCGATCGTTCGCGATGCGAATAACAATGTGGTCGAGGGCCAGGCGGTACGCTTCGCCGCATCGAGCGGCGTCATCGAAAGAGTCGACGACAGTACCCAGGCCAATGGCACAGCGTCTGCCATCCTTTACACGGGCGGCAACCCGGCCAACCGCACGATTACAGTCACCGCCAATGCCGGCTCTGAAAGCGATACGATCGATATCCCTGTCGTGGGCACCACCCTGGCGCTTAGCGGCCCTCAGTCGATCGCGCAGGGCAATCAGGCCGACTTCACCGCAACGCTGCTGGATTCCAGCGACAACGCCATTGCCAACCGGGCCGTGACCTTGCGTTCCGACCAAGGCAACACGCTTAGTGCCGCCTCGATCGATACCAACACCCAAGGGGTCGTGAGATTCACGGTCACCGGCAAGGAAAACGGCCAGGACACCATCACAGCGAGCGCTCTGGGCGCGACCGCCCGCGCCGCGTTGGCAGTCGGTGGCGCCAGTTTCGCGTTCTCGGCCCCGGACGACGGCACCACGGCCCCCATTAATGAATCACTGCCGATCACACTCACCTGGCGCGCAGCCAACGGCCCCGTCGTCGGCGAGTCGATTCGCTTTTCGAGCTCGCGCGGCCGCTTCACCGATCAAACCGTCGCCACTGACAGCGCCGGCACGGCCACGACGACCCTGGCGTCGGCGGACGCCGGTCCGGCCATCATCACCGCCAGCGGTGGCTCCGGCCAAAGCACCTCGCTGTCGATTCAGTTCGTCGCCCAGGATGCCGCTTCGCTGATCGCGCAGGCCGATCCGGCCACGCTCAACGCCGGCCAGAGCAGCACGATCAGCGCTACCGTTCGCGATGCCAACAACAACCTCGTCAGCGGTGCGGACGTCGAGTTTAATCTTCGGGACACCAGCGGGGGGCGGATCGAGCCCAGCCAGCAGACCACCAACAATGCCGGACGAGCCACGGCAACCTACACGGCCGGCAGCAGCTCCGCGGGCGATCCGGCCGTCATCACTGCACGCGTAGTGGGTGTCGAGTCGGCCCGCGATACCGTATCGGTAACCGTCGGTGGACAGGCGCTGCGGATCACTCTGGGTACGGGCGGCGAACTGGCAAGTCAGACCACGACTTATACGCTACCCTATGTCGCACTGGTGACTGACGCCGCCGGCAACGCGGTTTCCGACGCTGACTTCCAGCTACGCGTACAATCACTGGCGTTCCAGGAAGGCAATAAGGTCGCTACCGACACGGACGACGACGACACGGCGGATACGTACGTGCCGCGGTATGCAGTTACCGACGAGAGTGCATCGGACTTCGGCTGTCCCAACGAGGACGTCAATGCAAACGGTATTCTGGACACAGGCGAGGATCGTAACGGCAACGGCATCCTGGAGCCCGGCAACGTGGCTAGCGTACCCCGTACCGTCGACCTGGACGATACGGGAGCGGCCGAGTTTGGCATTACCTACCCGAAAAACTTCTCGGGTTGGGTTAAAGTAAGATTACGCGCGACAGCGACCGTCCAGGGAAGCGAAAGCACGCAGAACGCGTTCTTCGTGCTTCCAATGGGTATCGACGATCACCAGGTGGGAAACGACAATACGGCGCCCCCTGGCCAAACCAGCCCGTTCGGGATGGACGGCGACTGTACGACGACGTTCGATCCGGATACCGGCGAAGAGCCCTAG
- a CDS encoding type IV pilus secretin PilQ: protein MSLSIVFRLSRITPSRLARTALCIGLLVAGNATAATHRLTGVDAVATSDNGINIRLSLDSAAPVPSVFTVNEPARLSIDLPGTELAVAQQYQRIDEGPVRAIAMATSDERTRVVIELTDMVDYRINRQGNEILVTIGGSTAPARAVPAVDKRPTAQTPTTVSPSVPTRSSLPASGGPSVRDIDFRRGEKGAGRVEISLAGNIGPVDVTEQDGQVVAQLPGVALPASLRKRLDVLDFATPVKSIDALAREGGTRIVVTPVAGADYEQIAYQTGDQFFIELQPLTQAEKAQRDRDNPRYTGEKISLSFQNVDVRAVLQIIADVADVNMVVSDSVTGNMALRLEDVAWDQALDIIMNAKGLGMRRENNVITIAPLAEIAAREQAELVAQQATTNLAPLRSEIIQINYARAADIASLLRSGSSASALAGPVGQPGVRPVNDDLSLLSARGQVTVDERTNSLLINETAEKLEEIRRVINRLDIPVRQVLIESRIVVANREFSRNLGVTQGVTDNAAFESPSGGNYLANSGYTVNLPVANPAGTISTSIIGDTFNLDLALSALESENRGEIISAPRVITANAKEAKIEQGVEIPYLEAASSGAATVEFKEAVLGLTVTPQITPDSRVIMDLFVTQDTQGDTINVQGGGSVPSINTRSLTTQVLVDDGETVVLGGIYEQENRDISDRVPILSEIPLLGVLFRGTQRQRDKRELLIFVTPKILREQLSLK, encoded by the coding sequence ATGAGCCTATCGATCGTCTTCCGCCTGTCTCGTATCACGCCCTCTCGCTTGGCCCGGACCGCGCTGTGCATCGGCCTGCTAGTGGCCGGTAACGCCACCGCGGCCACCCACCGCCTGACCGGCGTGGATGCAGTGGCCACCAGCGACAACGGCATCAATATCCGACTGTCGCTGGATTCCGCGGCACCGGTGCCGTCGGTGTTCACCGTCAACGAACCCGCCCGGCTGTCTATCGATCTTCCGGGCACCGAGCTCGCCGTGGCCCAGCAGTACCAACGGATCGACGAAGGCCCTGTTCGGGCAATCGCCATGGCCACCAGCGACGAACGAACGCGGGTGGTGATCGAATTAACCGACATGGTGGACTACCGCATCAATCGCCAGGGTAATGAGATTCTGGTGACCATCGGGGGCAGTACAGCGCCGGCCCGTGCCGTGCCGGCCGTCGACAAACGACCGACGGCACAGACGCCGACGACGGTTTCCCCGAGTGTGCCTACCCGTTCGTCGCTGCCCGCCTCCGGCGGGCCGAGCGTTCGCGATATCGATTTTCGGCGCGGTGAAAAGGGTGCCGGCCGAGTGGAGATATCTCTGGCAGGCAACATCGGCCCGGTGGACGTCACCGAGCAGGACGGACAGGTCGTGGCGCAGTTGCCCGGCGTGGCCCTGCCGGCCTCGTTGCGCAAGCGGCTGGACGTGCTCGACTTCGCAACCCCGGTCAAATCCATCGATGCGCTTGCACGGGAGGGCGGCACACGGATCGTGGTCACCCCGGTGGCCGGTGCCGACTACGAGCAGATCGCCTACCAGACCGGCGACCAGTTCTTCATCGAGCTGCAACCGCTCACCCAAGCCGAAAAAGCCCAGCGCGACCGCGACAACCCCCGCTATACCGGCGAGAAGATCTCGCTGTCGTTCCAGAACGTCGACGTGCGCGCAGTCCTGCAGATCATCGCCGATGTGGCCGATGTGAATATGGTTGTCTCTGACAGCGTCACCGGCAACATGGCGCTTCGCCTGGAGGACGTCGCCTGGGACCAGGCCCTGGATATCATCATGAATGCTAAGGGCCTGGGCATGCGGCGCGAGAACAACGTGATCACCATCGCCCCGCTGGCCGAGATCGCCGCGCGCGAGCAGGCCGAGCTGGTCGCACAGCAGGCCACGACAAACCTCGCGCCCCTGCGATCGGAGATCATTCAGATCAACTACGCACGCGCTGCCGATATCGCCAGCCTGCTGCGCTCGGGCAGCTCGGCGTCCGCTCTGGCCGGCCCGGTCGGCCAGCCCGGCGTGCGCCCGGTCAACGACGACCTGTCGCTGCTGTCCGCTCGAGGCCAGGTGACCGTGGACGAGCGGACCAACAGCCTGCTCATCAACGAAACCGCGGAAAAGCTCGAAGAAATCCGGCGCGTGATCAACCGTCTGGACATTCCTGTCCGCCAGGTGTTGATCGAGTCCCGTATCGTGGTCGCCAACCGCGAGTTCTCGCGCAATCTGGGCGTGACCCAGGGCGTGACCGACAACGCCGCGTTCGAATCACCCTCCGGCGGTAACTATCTGGCCAACTCCGGCTATACGGTCAACCTGCCGGTGGCCAACCCCGCGGGCACGATCAGCACGTCGATCATCGGCGATACGTTCAATCTGGACCTGGCCCTGTCGGCACTGGAGTCGGAAAACCGCGGCGAGATCATCTCGGCACCGCGCGTGATTACCGCCAACGCCAAGGAAGCCAAGATCGAACAAGGCGTGGAAATACCGTATCTTGAAGCCGCGTCGAGCGGCGCGGCCACCGTGGAATTCAAGGAGGCCGTGCTCGGACTGACCGTTACGCCTCAGATCACGCCCGACAGCCGCGTAATCATGGATCTGTTCGTCACCCAAGACACCCAGGGCGATACGATCAACGTACAGGGCGGCGGCAGCGTGCCATCCATCAACACCCGTAGCCTCACCACACAGGTGCTGGTCGACGATGGCGAGACCGTGGTACTCGGCGGCATCTACGAACAGGAAAATCGGGATATCAGCGATCGCGTGCCGATCCTGAGCGAAATCCCGCTGCTGGGCGTGCTCTTCCGCGGCACCCAGCGTCAACGCGACAAGCGCGAACTGCTGATCTTCGTCACGCCGAAGATTCTGAGAGAGCAACTGAGCTTGAAGTAG
- a CDS encoding pilus assembly protein PilP, translating into MSTTRLAGMGVLCALVAACGNQPSDLQTYVEQVKARPAAPIEPIPEIAPYTPYTYRADGRRAPFTPTTPERDTRSNSGVAPDIDRPREALEAFPLDALRMVGTITRGATTYALVGAPDNVIHRVRRGDHLGQNYGEIDAISDNGIVLTEIVPDGMGGYVKRPATIAPSR; encoded by the coding sequence ATGAGTACCACGCGCCTTGCCGGCATGGGCGTGCTGTGCGCGCTGGTAGCGGCCTGTGGCAACCAGCCGTCCGATCTGCAGACTTATGTCGAGCAGGTCAAGGCGCGCCCGGCCGCACCGATCGAACCGATTCCCGAAATCGCGCCCTATACCCCCTACACCTATCGTGCAGACGGCCGCCGTGCGCCCTTCACGCCCACCACGCCGGAACGTGACACACGCAGCAATTCGGGCGTGGCACCGGATATCGACCGCCCCCGCGAAGCGCTCGAAGCGTTTCCGCTGGATGCGCTGCGCATGGTGGGGACCATCACCCGCGGTGCCACGACCTATGCGCTGGTGGGCGCGCCCGACAACGTTATCCATCGCGTGCGGCGCGGCGACCACCTCGGCCAGAACTACGGCGAGATCGACGCGATCTCCGACAACGGCATCGTGCTGACCGAAATCGTGCCCGACGGCATGGGCGGCTACGTCAAACGTCCGGCCACCATCGCCCCTTCGCGGTGA
- a CDS encoding type 4a pilus biogenesis protein PilO — protein sequence MKKLSAYLDELRSLDQNNIGSWPIWAYALAIGLVSLTILAIGTWYFVLPKQEELARAKAQEIELKQTFEVKQRLVANLDAYREQLKTMQAQFGALLQQLPSKTEVPSLLNDISQTRLASGLEEELFKPREEQMRDFYAVLPNDLIVIGDYHEFGRFVSGVAALSRIVTIQDVKIEPIRGTDADSGKLRMSMSANTYRYLDEDVSVSQPAQAGTR from the coding sequence ATGAAGAAACTCAGCGCCTATCTCGACGAGCTGCGCAGTCTCGACCAGAACAATATCGGCAGCTGGCCGATCTGGGCCTACGCGTTGGCCATTGGGCTGGTCTCGCTGACCATCCTGGCGATCGGCACCTGGTACTTCGTGCTGCCCAAACAGGAGGAACTGGCTCGCGCCAAGGCTCAGGAGATCGAGCTCAAGCAGACCTTCGAGGTCAAGCAGCGGCTGGTGGCGAATCTCGATGCCTATCGCGAACAACTCAAGACCATGCAGGCGCAGTTCGGCGCCCTGCTCCAGCAGCTGCCCAGCAAGACCGAAGTCCCGAGCCTGCTCAACGATATTTCCCAGACCCGGCTGGCCAGCGGGCTGGAGGAAGAGCTTTTCAAACCGCGCGAAGAGCAGATGCGCGATTTCTATGCCGTACTGCCCAACGACCTCATCGTGATCGGCGATTACCACGAGTTCGGCCGCTTCGTCTCCGGCGTGGCCGCGCTGTCGCGGATCGTGACCATCCAGGACGTCAAGATCGAACCCATCCGCGGTACCGACGCAGACAGCGGCAAGCTGCGCATGAGTATGAGCGCGAACACCTACCGTTATCTGGACGAGGACGTCAGCGTGTCCCAGCCCGCACAGGCCGGCACCCGATGA
- a CDS encoding PilN domain-containing protein, producing the protein MSHLVRINLLDWRAAAREAKRKRFLTLLVLAALVSVFIVGILPMLYYNHLIDAQQSRNRFLQDQIATADKQLVEIRALQKTREGLINRMRIIEQLQQSRSSIVHYFDQLVATLPDGVYLTGLTQQGDTTTLDGVAQSNARVSDYMVNLDDSPWFADPRLIVIKSSENGPQRFADFTLTVTSTNPNAPAEDTSQTTAPGATAKSP; encoded by the coding sequence GTGAGTCATCTGGTTCGTATCAACCTGCTGGACTGGCGCGCCGCCGCACGCGAAGCCAAGCGCAAACGCTTTCTCACGCTCCTGGTGCTCGCCGCGCTGGTCAGCGTGTTCATCGTGGGCATTCTGCCCATGCTCTATTACAACCACCTGATCGACGCCCAGCAGAGCCGGAATCGTTTTCTGCAGGACCAGATCGCCACTGCCGACAAGCAGCTGGTCGAGATCCGTGCACTGCAGAAGACCCGCGAGGGTCTGATCAACCGGATGCGTATCATCGAGCAGCTGCAGCAGTCGCGCTCGTCGATCGTGCACTACTTCGATCAGCTCGTGGCCACGCTGCCCGACGGGGTCTATCTCACCGGACTGACCCAGCAGGGCGATACCACCACGCTTGACGGCGTGGCGCAGTCGAACGCGCGAGTATCCGATTACATGGTCAATCTCGACGACTCCCCCTGGTTCGCCGACCCGCGATTGATCGTCATCAAGTCGAGCGAGAACGGTCCCCAGCGCTTTGCCGATTTCACGCTGACCGTCACGAGCACCAACCCCAACGCGCCGGCCGAAGATACGTCCCAGACCACGGCGCCCGGCGCGACGGCCAAATCGCCATGA
- the pilM gene encoding type IV pilus assembly protein PilM, with product MGFFEQFFRPGTRPFMGVDISATRIKLLELDGRPGAYRVLSYASEALPPEAVANDQITDPDAVAAAMRRALERAGTRTRDAAIAVSGPSVISKVIDMPADLDDAEMEQQIGFDAEQYIPHAIDEVNLDFHVLERDPNNPSVNRVLLVACRRENIETRIGALDMAGVTVRVVDVEEYALQNACSLLIEQNPALATQTSSVAVFDVGAHQTRLSVQHRGRSVYSRELAFGGHALATRLVDRHELKDMDQLRARLRTNELDAATIADDIREFADRLAGQIERALQFYISAASRDEAIDQILLVGGATLFPGLEAALGQRIDRPISVGNPLAGMLASSAARRNHVDQEGPALMVASGLALRSLR from the coding sequence ATGGGGTTTTTCGAGCAATTCTTCAGACCGGGCACACGTCCTTTCATGGGCGTGGATATCAGCGCCACACGTATCAAGTTGCTCGAACTGGACGGCCGCCCCGGCGCCTACCGCGTGCTCAGCTATGCCAGCGAGGCGCTGCCGCCCGAAGCGGTGGCCAATGACCAGATCACCGACCCGGATGCCGTCGCGGCTGCGATGCGGCGCGCGCTCGAGCGTGCCGGCACGCGAACCCGCGATGCGGCGATTGCGGTCTCCGGGCCATCGGTGATCAGCAAGGTCATCGACATGCCGGCCGACCTGGACGACGCCGAGATGGAGCAGCAGATCGGCTTCGATGCCGAACAGTACATCCCGCATGCCATCGACGAGGTCAACCTCGATTTTCACGTACTGGAGCGCGATCCGAACAACCCGAGCGTCAATCGGGTGCTGCTGGTTGCCTGCCGACGGGAGAACATCGAGACTCGGATCGGCGCACTGGACATGGCCGGCGTGACCGTGCGGGTCGTCGACGTCGAGGAGTACGCACTGCAGAACGCCTGCTCGCTGCTTATCGAGCAGAATCCGGCACTGGCAACCCAGACGAGCAGCGTGGCGGTGTTCGATGTCGGCGCGCACCAGACCCGCCTGAGCGTCCAGCATCGCGGACGCAGCGTCTATTCGCGCGAGTTGGCCTTTGGCGGGCATGCGCTGGCTACACGGCTTGTCGATCGGCACGAGCTCAAGGATATGGACCAGCTGCGCGCACGCCTGCGCACGAACGAGCTCGACGCAGCGACGATCGCCGACGATATCCGCGAATTCGCCGATCGCCTGGCCGGCCAGATCGAACGCGCCCTTCAGTTTTATATTTCCGCCGCCTCGCGCGATGAGGCCATCGACCAGATTCTGCTGGTCGGTGGTGCGACGCTGTTCCCCGGTCTGGAGGCTGCGCTGGGCCAGCGCATCGACCGGCCGATCAGCGTGGGCAATCCGCTGGCCGGCATGCTCGCCAGCAGTGCCGCACGCCGCAATCACGTCGATCAGGAAGGCCCGGCACTGATGGTGGCCTCCGGCTTGGCGCTGAGGTCGCTTCGGTGA
- a CDS encoding penicillin-binding protein 1A, with translation MKAMPRALKFLVVLVAGLLSAATLAVCVVGGVYLYFGPQLPQAGDIGEPELNEPLRVYTADRKLIGEFGLERRLPRTYDQIPPAMVQAFVAAEDDRFFEHPGVDYQGIIRAAVNLVETGRKTQGGSTITMQLARNLYLSNDRTYVRKIKEIILALRIESELTKEQILEIYLNKIYLGNRAYGVGAASEVYYHKPLDELTLAQMAMIAGLPKAPSRYNPLANPERAKERRNYVLSRMHALGEIDDNAFEQATAAPVTAGSGSSKAADDRYEADYVAEMVRQDIVARYGDEAYTQGFDVTTTLDSTRQRAANRALRRALLGYDERHKWHGPEDTLDAATLDDAAALKNALEQFSVEGGLVPAVVMNVGKRSITLTTEQYGQIELEAGQIPWLGKNDTAGALVSRGDVVRLAYTGSKDDSKAWTLAEVPDVQGAIVALNPDNGGIQALAGGFDFSLSKYNRAVQARRQPGSSFKPFLYSAALANGFTTASVINDAPVVYDSPGLDNSWRPQNYSGRVYGPTRLREGLVHSRNLVSIRLLRSVGINTAIKHISQFGLPANQMPRDLSMALGSASFSPLQMAQGYAVFANGGFRVKPYYIQKITDGRGKTRFEADPQVACESVAGCPFLNGSTDASRLAPRAITADNAYLVGDMMRDVIKRGTGRRALTLGRSDLSGKTGTTNDQIDAWFVGFNADLVAISWVGFDQLKPMGHSETGAHAALPMWIDFMRTALKGKPEDPPARPSDLVTVQIDPETGQRAIYGGGMPEIFAPGTAPTEEEARHSGRNAPSHEVEQLF, from the coding sequence ATGAAAGCGATGCCGCGTGCGTTGAAGTTTCTTGTCGTGTTGGTTGCCGGTCTGCTCTCAGCGGCCACGCTGGCCGTCTGTGTCGTCGGGGGGGTATATCTTTACTTCGGACCCCAGTTGCCCCAGGCCGGGGATATCGGCGAGCCGGAGCTCAACGAGCCTTTGCGGGTGTACACCGCCGATCGCAAGCTCATCGGCGAGTTCGGCCTGGAGCGGCGTCTGCCGCGTACCTACGATCAGATTCCGCCGGCCATGGTCCAGGCTTTCGTGGCCGCCGAGGACGACCGTTTCTTCGAGCACCCCGGGGTGGATTACCAGGGCATCATCCGTGCGGCGGTCAATCTCGTGGAGACCGGGCGCAAGACACAGGGTGGCTCGACCATCACGATGCAGCTGGCGCGCAATCTGTATCTCAGCAACGACCGTACCTATGTGCGCAAGATCAAGGAGATCATTCTCGCACTGCGTATCGAGTCAGAGCTGACCAAGGAGCAGATCCTCGAGATCTATCTCAATAAAATTTATCTGGGCAATCGCGCCTACGGGGTAGGTGCGGCCTCGGAGGTGTACTACCACAAGCCGCTCGATGAGCTCACGCTCGCCCAGATGGCGATGATCGCCGGGTTGCCCAAGGCGCCGTCCCGCTACAATCCGTTGGCCAATCCCGAGCGCGCCAAGGAACGTCGGAACTACGTGCTGAGCCGCATGCACGCGCTCGGCGAGATCGACGATAACGCGTTCGAGCAGGCAACGGCCGCGCCGGTGACCGCCGGCTCGGGCAGCAGCAAGGCGGCCGACGATCGCTACGAGGCCGACTACGTGGCTGAAATGGTGCGTCAGGATATTGTGGCGCGCTATGGAGACGAGGCCTATACCCAGGGTTTCGATGTCACCACGACGCTCGACAGTACACGTCAGCGCGCCGCCAACCGGGCGCTTCGGCGGGCGCTGCTGGGCTACGACGAGCGCCACAAGTGGCATGGGCCCGAAGACACACTCGATGCAGCCACACTCGACGATGCCGCCGCGCTCAAGAACGCGCTAGAGCAGTTCAGCGTCGAGGGCGGGCTGGTGCCGGCGGTGGTCATGAACGTGGGCAAGCGCTCGATTACGCTGACCACCGAGCAGTATGGTCAGATCGAACTCGAGGCCGGCCAGATTCCCTGGTTGGGCAAGAACGATACCGCCGGCGCGCTGGTTTCCCGGGGCGACGTGGTTCGGCTGGCCTATACCGGCAGCAAGGACGACAGCAAGGCCTGGACGCTGGCCGAGGTTCCGGACGTGCAGGGCGCTATCGTCGCGTTGAACCCGGACAACGGGGGCATTCAGGCGCTGGCCGGCGGCTTCGATTTTTCGTTGTCCAAGTACAACCGCGCGGTACAGGCCCGTCGTCAGCCGGGGTCGTCGTTCAAGCCGTTCCTGTATTCGGCTGCGTTGGCCAACGGCTTCACCACGGCCTCGGTGATCAACGACGCGCCGGTGGTCTACGACAGCCCGGGGCTGGATAATTCGTGGCGCCCGCAGAACTACAGCGGTCGTGTCTATGGCCCTACCCGGCTACGCGAGGGGCTGGTGCATTCGCGCAATCTGGTATCGATCCGGCTGTTGCGCAGCGTCGGAATCAATACCGCGATCAAACACATCAGCCAGTTCGGTCTGCCGGCCAATCAGATGCCGCGGGATCTGTCGATGGCGCTGGGCAGCGCCTCGTTCTCGCCGCTGCAGATGGCCCAGGGGTATGCGGTGTTCGCCAACGGCGGGTTCCGCGTCAAACCCTATTACATTCAGAAGATCACCGACGGCCGCGGCAAGACGCGCTTCGAGGCCGACCCGCAGGTCGCCTGTGAGAGCGTGGCCGGCTGTCCGTTTTTGAATGGCAGTACCGATGCATCGCGTCTGGCGCCGCGTGCCATCACCGCTGACAATGCCTATCTTGTAGGCGACATGATGCGCGATGTCATCAAGCGCGGTACGGGTCGGCGCGCGCTCACGCTCGGGCGCTCCGATCTGTCGGGCAAAACGGGCACTACCAACGACCAGATCGATGCCTGGTTCGTCGGCTTCAACGCCGATCTCGTAGCGATCAGCTGGGTGGGTTTCGATCAGCTCAAGCCGATGGGACATAGCGAGACCGGCGCGCACGCGGCATTGCCGATGTGGATCGATTTCATGCGTACGGCGCTCAAGGGCAAGCCGGAGGATCCGCCGGCGCGCCCGAGTGATCTGGTGACCGTGCAGATCGACCCGGAGACTGGCCAGCGGGCGATCTACGGCGGCGGGATGCCGGAGATATTCGCTCCGGGCACGGCGCCGACCGAGGAGGAGGCACGCCATTCCGGCCGGAACGCGCCCTCCCACGAGGTCGAACAGTTGTTCTGA